In Sphingomonas psychrotolerans, the following proteins share a genomic window:
- a CDS encoding TonB-dependent receptor codes for MSLLASAQVNAQTSDANAVAATETVTADVIGGKDDEIVVTTTAQKRFENLQNVPLAVQVITPSQLEAQGVRHFQDLGKVAPSLTIRTAEHPVNANVSLRGVGTFAFGIGVEPSVAVTVDGAAVAFQARAFADLPDVAQIEVLRGPQSTLYGKAASAGLIKIMTIQPTDTLHVRANTLATTDSEFGGNFSITGPISETLGYVFSAGYNNWGGNVRNLADGKKANGRETLNTRAKLRWKATPDVTFTLSGNYLNGNTTVGRPFIRMAPNALLRNQPGLTPAVAFPGVTIDEDNQNISNNSPSRTKYWGWGTLLRSEANIGKLNVLSLTSYDRYRLDDYLDHDDTSAPGPFGSNINVGAFKSRLFTQELRLLSPGDEAFRYALGLYYANVGFERPFKRGPAFSPADWEASSGSRQIAGFAQIDWEFLPHLTATAGGRVQNEAIKYTFRDKIAATNFAGDASDSTATYRLGLSYQVTPDVMFFGSYTTGYKGQTYDLTSGFNAARANAGPIRPETSRDKEFGVRTQFFDRRATFNVTYFDTDYTDLQAQSIETVNGTSNFRLTNVGGLNTKGLEFELGARVTRDLSFNGAATYLDATYTSFPAAQCYVLQTAALGCVGTPPSQNLTGTRAVQSPKWKTSAGAEYAPSLGQNLKGVAQVSWQYQSSLYYVARDPQAFQPGFSVFNLGLGVREQDRRWEVTAFVNNLFDKQYFQSLVNSAGNYGNRIGTQALLPRDFRRYGGVRVGVHF; via the coding sequence GTGTCGCTCTTGGCCAGTGCGCAAGTCAATGCGCAGACCAGCGACGCGAATGCCGTCGCGGCCACTGAAACGGTCACTGCCGACGTGATCGGGGGGAAGGACGATGAGATCGTCGTCACCACGACCGCGCAGAAGCGGTTCGAGAACCTTCAGAACGTCCCGCTCGCAGTGCAGGTGATCACGCCGTCGCAGCTCGAGGCGCAGGGCGTCCGTCACTTCCAGGATCTGGGCAAGGTCGCGCCGTCGCTGACGATCCGCACGGCCGAGCATCCGGTCAATGCCAACGTGTCGCTGCGCGGCGTCGGCACCTTCGCATTTGGCATCGGCGTCGAGCCGAGCGTCGCGGTGACCGTCGATGGTGCGGCGGTCGCGTTCCAGGCACGCGCCTTCGCCGACCTTCCCGACGTGGCGCAGATCGAAGTGCTGCGCGGACCGCAGAGCACCTTGTACGGCAAGGCGGCGTCGGCGGGTCTGATCAAGATCATGACGATCCAGCCGACCGACACGCTGCATGTGCGCGCCAATACGCTGGCGACCACCGACAGCGAATTCGGCGGCAATTTCAGCATCACGGGGCCGATCAGCGAGACGCTCGGCTACGTGTTCTCGGCCGGTTACAACAATTGGGGCGGCAATGTCCGCAACCTCGCCGACGGCAAGAAGGCCAATGGCCGCGAGACCCTCAACACCCGCGCCAAGCTTCGCTGGAAGGCGACGCCCGACGTCACTTTCACGCTGTCGGGCAATTATTTGAACGGCAACACCACCGTCGGCCGCCCGTTCATCCGGATGGCGCCCAATGCGCTCCTGCGCAACCAGCCGGGTCTGACGCCCGCAGTGGCCTTCCCCGGCGTGACGATCGACGAGGACAATCAGAACATCAGCAACAATTCCCCGTCGCGCACCAAATATTGGGGCTGGGGCACGCTGCTGCGCAGCGAAGCCAATATCGGCAAGCTGAACGTCCTGTCGCTGACTTCGTACGATCGCTACCGCCTCGACGACTATCTGGATCATGACGATACGTCGGCGCCGGGCCCGTTCGGCAGCAATATCAACGTCGGCGCGTTCAAGTCGCGGCTGTTCACCCAGGAGCTTCGCCTGCTCTCGCCGGGGGACGAGGCATTCCGCTATGCCCTCGGCCTCTATTACGCGAATGTCGGTTTCGAGCGCCCGTTCAAGCGCGGCCCGGCCTTTTCGCCCGCCGACTGGGAAGCCAGCTCGGGATCGCGCCAGATCGCCGGCTTCGCCCAGATCGACTGGGAATTCCTGCCGCACCTGACCGCGACTGCGGGTGGCCGCGTCCAGAACGAAGCGATCAAATACACTTTCCGCGACAAGATCGCCGCGACCAACTTTGCCGGCGATGCGAGCGACAGCACCGCCACCTATCGCCTGGGCCTCAGCTATCAGGTGACGCCCGACGTCATGTTCTTCGGCAGCTATACGACCGGCTACAAGGGGCAGACCTATGATCTGACCTCCGGTTTCAATGCCGCGCGTGCGAACGCAGGACCGATCCGGCCCGAAACGTCGCGCGACAAGGAATTCGGTGTCCGCACCCAGTTCTTCGATCGGCGTGCGACGTTCAACGTCACGTATTTCGACACCGATTATACCGATCTGCAGGCGCAATCGATCGAGACGGTGAACGGCACGTCCAACTTCCGCCTCACCAATGTCGGCGGGCTCAACACCAAGGGTCTCGAATTCGAACTCGGTGCCCGGGTCACGCGCGACCTGAGCTTCAACGGCGCGGCGACCTATCTCGACGCGACCTACACTTCGTTCCCGGCCGCCCAATGCTATGTGCTGCAAACCGCTGCGCTGGGCTGCGTCGGCACGCCGCCCAGCCAGAACCTGACGGGCACGCGCGCCGTGCAATCGCCGAAGTGGAAGACCTCGGCGGGCGCGGAATACGCGCCGTCGCTCGGCCAGAATCTCAAGGGCGTTGCGCAGGTAAGCTGGCAGTACCAGTCGAGCCTCTATTACGTCGCCCGCGATCCGCAGGCCTTCCAGCCGGGGTTCAGCGTGTTCAATCTGGGTCTGGGCGTGCGCGAGCAGGATCGTCGCTGGGAAGTGACGGCGTTCGTCAACAATCTGTTCGACAAGCAGTATTTCCAGTCGCTGGTGAATTCGGCCGGCAATTACGGCAACCGGATCGGCACGCAGGCACTGCTGCCGCGCGATTTCCGCCGCTATGGCGGGGTGCGGGTCGGCGTGCACTTCTGA
- the rpsK gene encoding 30S ribosomal protein S11, which translates to MAREPQRIKRRERKNITSGVAHVNASFNNTMITITDAQGNAISWSSAGMMGFKGSRKSTPYAAQVAAEDAGRKAAEHGVRTLEVEVKGPGSGRESALRALQAVGFQITSIRDVTSIPHNGVRPSKRRRV; encoded by the coding sequence ATGGCACGTGAACCGCAGCGCATTAAGCGCCGTGAGCGCAAGAACATCACATCGGGCGTCGCCCATGTGAATGCTTCCTTCAACAACACCATGATCACGATCACCGATGCCCAGGGCAACGCGATTTCGTGGTCGTCGGCCGGCATGATGGGCTTCAAGGGGTCGCGCAAGTCGACGCCTTATGCTGCCCAGGTCGCCGCCGAAGATGCCGGCCGCAAGGCTGCCGAGCACGGCGTTCGCACCCTCGAGGTCGAAGTCAAGGGTCCGGGTTCGGGCCGCGAGAGCGCGCTGCGCGCCCTCCAGGCGGTCGGTTTCCAGATCACGTCGATCCGCGACGTGACCTCGATCCCGCACAACGGCGTTCGTCCGTCGAAGCGCCGTCGCGTCTGA
- a CDS encoding prolyl oligopeptidase family serine peptidase — translation MRRIILALPLLFASPALAQTPSEPHTTMTKPAYPQTRRVDVVEEQFGVKVADPYRWLENDVRNDKEVADWVAAQNKVTDAYLATLPGRQPFADRIKALFNYERFGAPVKKGGRYFYAHNAGLQNQAVLWVRDTLEGEGRVLIDPNGWSKDGATALAEWLPSEDGKLLAYSIQDGGTDWRTIKVIDTATGKETGDEISWAKYTMGLSWAKDGSGFFYSRYPEPPAEAKFQALNENHKIYFHKLGTPQSADRLVYETPASPKLSHYAGITDDGRYLVIGTTEGTDNRNLVHIVDLNDSKWQARTIIGKLENDWSAVGNKGSVFYFSTNAGAPRDRIVSIDIADPGLTPKEIVPEQKETLAGASIVGDRLILNYMVDARTEVRRYTLDGKADGKVALPGIGTASGFGGELGDPETFFAFTSFNYPTTIFRYDVTTGKSTPWAQPKVAFDPSQYKVEQRFYASKDGTRVPMFVVRKATTTGPAPTLLWGYGGFNVPYTPAFSAARVAWMEQGGVFVLANIRGGGEYGKAWHDGGRLANKQNVFDDFIAAGEYLIEQGIAGKDQLAIQGGSNGGLLVGAVVNQRPDLFAAALPAVGVMDMLRFDRWTAGRYWVDDYGYPSKEADFKRLYAYSPYHNIKGGRAYPAILVTTADTDDRVVPGHSFKYTAALQAADIGDKPHLARIETRAGHGSGKPTDKIIEEAADLYAFAAKWTGLEVKPR, via the coding sequence ATGCGCCGTATCATTCTCGCTCTTCCGCTTCTGTTCGCCAGCCCCGCTCTCGCCCAGACCCCCTCGGAGCCGCATACGACGATGACCAAGCCCGCTTATCCGCAGACCCGCCGCGTCGATGTCGTCGAGGAACAGTTCGGGGTGAAGGTCGCCGATCCGTATCGCTGGCTCGAGAACGATGTGCGGAACGACAAGGAAGTCGCCGATTGGGTCGCCGCGCAGAACAAGGTCACCGACGCCTATCTCGCGACCTTGCCTGGCCGTCAGCCCTTCGCCGATCGGATCAAGGCGCTGTTCAATTATGAGCGTTTCGGCGCGCCGGTGAAGAAGGGCGGGCGCTATTTCTATGCGCACAATGCCGGCTTGCAGAACCAGGCGGTACTCTGGGTCCGCGATACGCTGGAAGGCGAGGGCCGCGTATTGATCGACCCCAATGGTTGGTCGAAGGACGGGGCTACCGCGCTCGCCGAATGGCTGCCGTCCGAAGACGGCAAACTGCTCGCTTATTCGATCCAGGACGGCGGCACCGACTGGCGCACGATCAAGGTGATCGACACCGCGACGGGCAAGGAGACCGGCGACGAGATCAGCTGGGCCAAATATACCATGGGGCTTTCCTGGGCCAAGGATGGCTCGGGCTTCTTTTATTCACGCTATCCCGAGCCGCCCGCCGAGGCCAAGTTCCAGGCGCTCAACGAGAACCACAAAATCTATTTCCACAAGCTGGGCACGCCGCAATCGGCCGATCGGCTGGTCTATGAGACTCCGGCGAGCCCGAAGCTCAGCCATTATGCCGGAATCACCGACGACGGCCGCTACCTCGTCATCGGCACCACCGAGGGCACCGACAACCGCAACCTTGTCCATATCGTCGACCTGAACGACTCCAAATGGCAGGCGCGCACGATCATCGGCAAGCTCGAGAACGACTGGAGCGCGGTCGGCAACAAGGGCAGCGTCTTCTATTTCTCGACCAACGCCGGCGCCCCGCGCGACCGTATCGTCTCGATCGACATCGCCGATCCCGGACTGACACCGAAGGAGATCGTGCCCGAGCAGAAGGAGACGCTCGCAGGCGCCTCGATCGTCGGCGACCGGCTGATCCTGAACTATATGGTCGACGCCAGGACCGAGGTGCGTCGCTATACGCTGGACGGCAAGGCGGACGGTAAGGTCGCGCTTCCGGGCATCGGCACCGCCAGCGGCTTCGGCGGCGAATTGGGCGATCCCGAGACCTTCTTCGCCTTCACCAGCTTCAATTATCCGACGACGATCTTCCGCTACGACGTGACCACCGGCAAGTCGACGCCATGGGCCCAGCCCAAGGTCGCCTTCGATCCGTCGCAGTACAAGGTCGAGCAGCGTTTCTACGCCTCGAAGGACGGCACGCGGGTGCCGATGTTCGTCGTGCGCAAGGCCACGACCACCGGCCCCGCGCCGACCCTGCTCTGGGGCTATGGCGGGTTCAATGTGCCCTACACCCCGGCTTTTTCGGCAGCGCGCGTGGCATGGATGGAGCAGGGCGGGGTCTTCGTCCTCGCCAACATTCGCGGCGGCGGCGAATATGGCAAAGCGTGGCACGATGGCGGCCGCCTCGCCAACAAGCAGAACGTGTTCGACGATTTCATCGCGGCGGGCGAATATCTGATCGAGCAAGGCATCGCCGGCAAGGACCAGCTGGCGATCCAGGGTGGTTCGAACGGCGGGCTGCTGGTCGGCGCGGTGGTCAACCAGCGCCCCGATCTGTTCGCCGCGGCGCTGCCTGCCGTGGGGGTGATGGACATGCTGCGCTTCGATCGTTGGACCGCGGGGCGCTATTGGGTCGACGATTACGGCTATCCGTCGAAGGAAGCCGACTTCAAGCGCCTCTACGCCTATTCGCCGTATCACAACATCAAGGGCGGGCGGGCCTATCCGGCGATCCTGGTGACCACGGCGGATACCGATGATCGCGTCGTTCCCGGCCACAGCTTCAAATACACCGCCGCGCTGCAGGCCGCCGACATTGGCGACAAGCCGCACCTCGCCCGGATCGAGACCCGGGCCGGCCACGGCTCGGGCAAGCCGACCGACAAGATCATCGAGGAAGCGGCGGATCTGTACGCCTTCGCGGCCAAGTGGACGGGGCTGGAGGTCAAGCCGCGCTGA
- the guaA gene encoding glutamine-hydrolyzing GMP synthase → MEHHADSILIVDFGSQVTQLIARRVREAGVYSEIAPFNAAAEAFERMQPKGIILSGSPASVLHEESPRVPQVIFDSGLPILGICYGQQVMMHQLGGQVQLGDSGEFGLAFIEIEDSCVLFDGLWAEGESHQVWMSHGDKVTELAPGFRPVAVSPGSPFAVVADDARRYYATQFHMEVVHTPDGARLLANFVRHVCGLQGDWTMAEFRAAKIAEIRAQVGTGRVICGLSGGVDSAVAAVLIHEAIGEQLTCVFVDHGLMRAGEADQVVSLFRNHYNIPLVHVNAETLFLNGLAGLTDPEAKRKFIGKTFIEVFEEEAKKIGGADFLAQGTLYPDVIESVSFTGGPSVTIKSHHNVGGLPERMNMKLVEPLRELFKDEVRALGRELGLPDIFVGRHPFPGPGLAIRIPGEVTKERCDILRKADAIYLEEIRNAGLYDAIWQAFAVLLPVRTVGVMGDHRTYDYVLALRAVTSTDGMTAVAFQFPGDFLPRVATRIVNEVRGINRVTYDYTSKPPGTIEWE, encoded by the coding sequence ATGGAACATCATGCCGATTCAATCCTGATCGTAGATTTCGGGAGCCAGGTGACCCAGCTGATCGCGCGCCGCGTGCGCGAGGCCGGGGTCTATAGCGAAATTGCCCCTTTCAATGCCGCCGCCGAGGCGTTCGAGCGGATGCAGCCCAAGGGGATCATCCTCTCGGGCTCGCCTGCCTCGGTGCTGCACGAGGAAAGCCCGCGGGTGCCGCAGGTCATTTTCGATTCGGGCTTGCCGATCCTCGGCATCTGTTACGGCCAGCAAGTCATGATGCACCAATTGGGCGGGCAGGTGCAGCTCGGCGATTCGGGCGAATTCGGGCTCGCCTTCATCGAGATCGAGGATAGCTGCGTGCTGTTCGACGGCCTGTGGGCCGAAGGCGAAAGCCATCAGGTGTGGATGAGCCACGGCGACAAGGTCACCGAACTCGCTCCCGGCTTCCGCCCCGTCGCAGTCAGCCCCGGCTCGCCCTTCGCGGTCGTCGCCGACGACGCGCGGCGCTATTACGCCACCCAGTTCCACATGGAGGTGGTCCACACCCCCGATGGCGCGCGGCTGCTCGCCAATTTCGTGCGCCACGTTTGCGGGCTGCAGGGCGACTGGACGATGGCCGAATTCCGCGCGGCCAAGATCGCCGAGATCCGCGCGCAGGTCGGCACCGGCCGGGTGATCTGCGGCCTCTCCGGCGGCGTCGATTCGGCGGTGGCGGCGGTGCTGATCCACGAGGCGATCGGCGAGCAGCTGACGTGCGTGTTCGTCGATCACGGGCTGATGCGGGCAGGGGAGGCCGATCAGGTCGTCAGCCTGTTCCGCAACCATTACAACATCCCGCTGGTCCATGTGAACGCCGAGACCTTGTTCCTCAACGGGCTCGCCGGGCTCACCGATCCCGAGGCCAAGCGCAAATTCATCGGCAAGACCTTCATCGAAGTGTTCGAGGAGGAGGCGAAGAAAATCGGCGGCGCCGATTTCCTCGCGCAGGGCACGCTCTATCCCGACGTGATCGAGAGCGTCAGCTTCACCGGCGGGCCGTCGGTGACGATCAAGAGCCACCACAATGTCGGCGGTCTGCCCGAGCGGATGAACATGAAGCTCGTCGAGCCGTTGCGCGAATTGTTCAAGGACGAGGTCCGCGCCCTGGGCCGCGAGCTCGGCCTGCCCGACATCTTCGTCGGCCGCCACCCGTTCCCCGGGCCGGGCCTCGCGATCCGCATCCCGGGCGAAGTCACCAAGGAACGCTGCGACATTCTCCGGAAAGCCGACGCCATCTATCTCGAGGAAATCCGCAACGCTGGGCTCTACGACGCGATCTGGCAGGCCTTTGCGGTGCTGTTGCCGGTGCGCACCGTCGGGGTGATGGGCGATCACCGCACCTATGATTATGTGCTGGCGCTGCGCGCGGTCACGTCGACCGACGGGATGACTGCAGTCGCCTTCCAGTTCCCCGGCGATTTCCTGCCGCGCGTCGCCACCAGGATCGTCAACGAGGTTCGCGGGATCAACCGCGTAACCTATGATTATACCTCGAAGCCGCCGGGCACGATCGAATGGGAATGA
- the rplQ gene encoding 50S ribosomal protein L17 — protein MRHRVGGRKLQRTSAHRIALFRNMSAALIKHEQITTTVAKAKELRPYVEKLITLAKKGGLSNRRLAHSRLLDDAQLVKLFDVLAARYADRNGGYTRVIKAGIRASDASPMAIIEFVDRDVSAKGQDSGPVLTDEDFDEAA, from the coding sequence ATGCGCCATCGCGTAGGCGGCCGTAAGCTTCAGCGGACCTCGGCTCACCGTATTGCCCTGTTCCGCAACATGAGCGCCGCGCTCATCAAGCACGAGCAGATCACCACCACCGTCGCCAAGGCTAAGGAGCTTCGCCCGTACGTGGAGAAGCTGATCACGCTCGCCAAGAAGGGCGGCCTTTCGAACCGCCGTCTCGCGCATTCGCGCCTTCTCGACGACGCCCAGCTGGTCAAGCTGTTCGACGTGCTCGCCGCGCGCTACGCCGACCGCAACGGCGGTTACACTCGCGTGATCAAGGCCGGCATCCGCGCCTCGGACGCTTCGCCGATGGCGATCATCGAGTTCGTCGATCGCGACGTCTCGGCCAAGGGTCAGGATTCGGGCCCGGTGCTGACCGACGAGGATTTCGACGAAGCCGCCTGA
- a CDS encoding DNA-directed RNA polymerase subunit alpha: MSVNPKNWQELKKPNGLEKKAGGDPKRKSTFVAEPLERGFGLTLGNALRRVLLSSLQGAAVTSIKIENVLHEFSSLAGVREDVTDIVLNVKQIAIRMQGEGPKRLQLSATGPAEVKAGDIAVSGDIEVMNPELVICHLDDGATLNMELTADTGKGYVPAQANRPADAPIGLIPVDALYSPVRQVSYKVENTRVGQELDYDKLTLTVETDGTITPEDGLAYAARILQDQLSLFVHFDDSAVTRSAPIGMAAPAAAEGGVASGDTAQINRYLLKKVDELELSVRSANCLKNDNIIYIGDLVQKTEAEMLRTPNFGRKSLNEIKEVLSSMGLRLGMEIPGWPPENIEEMAKKLEQEIMG, translated from the coding sequence GTGTCGGTGAACCCTAAGAACTGGCAGGAACTCAAGAAGCCCAACGGCCTCGAAAAGAAGGCCGGTGGCGATCCCAAGCGCAAGTCGACCTTCGTGGCCGAGCCGCTCGAGCGCGGTTTCGGCCTTACGCTCGGTAACGCACTGCGTCGCGTTTTGCTCTCGTCGCTGCAGGGCGCCGCGGTCACTTCGATCAAGATCGAGAATGTGCTTCACGAATTCTCGAGCCTTGCCGGCGTCCGTGAGGACGTGACGGACATCGTGCTCAACGTGAAGCAGATCGCCATCCGCATGCAGGGCGAAGGCCCGAAGCGGCTCCAGCTCTCGGCCACCGGCCCGGCTGAAGTGAAGGCAGGCGACATCGCAGTCTCGGGCGACATCGAAGTGATGAACCCCGAGCTGGTGATCTGCCATCTCGACGACGGCGCGACGCTCAACATGGAGCTGACCGCCGATACCGGTAAGGGCTATGTCCCCGCTCAGGCCAACCGTCCGGCGGATGCGCCGATCGGTCTGATCCCGGTCGACGCTTTGTACAGCCCGGTCCGCCAGGTGTCGTACAAGGTCGAGAATACCCGCGTCGGCCAGGAGCTCGATTACGACAAGCTCACGCTGACCGTCGAGACCGACGGCACGATCACTCCGGAGGACGGCCTCGCTTATGCGGCGCGCATCCTCCAGGATCAGCTCTCGCTGTTCGTGCATTTCGACGATTCCGCAGTCACGCGCTCGGCGCCGATCGGCATGGCCGCTCCGGCGGCTGCAGAAGGTGGCGTCGCTTCGGGCGATACCGCGCAGATCAATCGTTACCTTCTCAAGAAGGTCGACGAGCTCGAACTGTCGGTGCGTTCGGCCAATTGCCTCAAGAACGACAACATCATCTATATCGGCGATCTGGTCCAGAAGACCGAAGCCGAGATGCTGCGCACCCCGAACTTCGGCCGCAAGTCGCTCAACGAGATCAAGGAAGTGCTTTCGAGCATGGGCCTGCGCCTGGGTATGGAAATCCCCGGCTGGCCGCCCGAGAACATCGAAGAGATGGCCAAGAAGCTCGAGCAGGAAATCATGGGCTGA
- the rpsM gene encoding 30S ribosomal protein S13, producing the protein MARIAGVNIPTNKRVVIALQYIHGIGQTKAKELTEKLGIAPERRVQDLSDQEVLQIREAIDAGYTVEGDLRRNVAMNIKRLMDLACYRGLRHRKGLPVRGQRTHTNARTRKGKAKPIAGKKK; encoded by the coding sequence ATGGCACGTATTGCGGGTGTTAACATCCCGACCAACAAGCGCGTCGTTATCGCGCTGCAGTATATCCACGGCATCGGCCAGACCAAGGCCAAGGAACTCACCGAAAAGCTGGGCATCGCGCCCGAGCGTCGCGTGCAGGACCTGTCGGACCAGGAAGTGCTGCAGATCCGCGAGGCGATCGACGCCGGCTACACCGTCGAAGGTGACCTTCGACGCAATGTGGCGATGAACATCAAGCGCCTGATGGATCTGGCCTGCTATCGCGGCCTCCGTCATCGCAAGGGCCTCCCGGTCCGTGGCCAGCGCACGCATACCAATGCGCGCACCCGCAAGGGCAAGGCCAAGCCGATCGCCGGCAAGAAGAAGTAA